Proteins co-encoded in one Ammospiza caudacuta isolate bAmmCau1 chromosome 16, bAmmCau1.pri, whole genome shotgun sequence genomic window:
- the PANK3 gene encoding pantothenate kinase 3 isoform X2 has product MKIKDAKKPSFPWFGMDIGGTLVKLAYFEPIDITAEEEQEEVESLKSIRKYLTSNVAYGSTGIRDVHLELKDLTIFARRGNLHFIRFPTHDLPTFIQMGRNKNFSTLHTVLCATGGGAYKFEEDFRTIGNLQLHKLDELDCLVKGLLYIDSVSFNGQAECYYFENASDPERCQKMPFNLDDPYPLLVVNIGSGVSILSVHSKDNYKRVTGTSLGGGTFLGLCSLLTGCESFEEALEMASKGDSTHADKLVRDIYGGDYERFGLPGWAVASSFGNMIYKEKRESVSKEDLARAILVTITNNIGSIARMCAVNEKINRVVFVGNFLRVNTLSMKLLAYALDYWSKGQLKALFLEHEGYFGAVGALLGLPNFS; this is encoded by the exons ATGAAGATCAAGGATGCCAAGAAGCCGT CTTTCCCATGGTTTGGCATGGACATTGGGGGAACATTGGTCAAACTGGCCTATTTTGAACCTATTGACATCactgcagaggaggagcaggaggaggtggaaaGCCTGAAGAGCATCCGCAAGTACCTGACTTCCAACGTGGCCTACGGATCCACTGGCATTCGGGATGTCCACCTGGAGCTGAAGGACTTAACCATTTTTGCTCGAAGAGGAAACTTGCACTTTATTCGGTTCCCAACTCATGATTTGCCTACCTTCATCCAAATGGGAAGAAACAAAAACTTCTCAACACTACACACGGTGCTCTGTGCCACCGGCGGTGGCGCCTACAAGTTCGAGGAAGATTTTCGCACA ATTGGAAACCTCCAGCTGCACAAACTGGATGAGCTTGACTGCCTTGTCAAAGGCTTATTGTACATAGACTCTGTCAGCTTCAATGGCCAGGCAGAGTGctattattttgaaaatgccTCAGATCCCGAGAGATGCCAAAAGATGCCTTTTAACCTGGATGATCCATACCCATTGCTGGTTGTTAACATTGGTTCAGGAGTCAGTATTTTATCAGTCCATTCCAAAGACAACTATAAAAGAGTAACTGGAAcaag TCTAGGTGGAGGGACCTTCCTTGGGTTATGCAGTTTGCTGACAGGCTGTGAAAGTTTTGAGGAAGCTCTGGAAATGGCATCCAAAGGAGACAGCACACATGCTGACAAGTTGGTTCGGGATATTTATGGAGGAGACTATGAAAGATTTGGTTTACCAGGATGGGCTGTAGCATCCAG TTTTGGGAATATGATCTACAAAGAGAAGAGGGAGTCTGTCAGTAAAGAAGATCTTGCCAGAGCCATACTGGTCACCATCACCAATAACATTGGCTCTATTGCCCGGATGTGTGCAGTGAATGAG aaaataaacagaGTTGTGTTTGTTGGCAACTTTTTGCGTGTGAATACTTTGTCAATGAAGCTTCTTGCATATGCACTGGATTACTGGTCAAAAGGCCAGCTGAAGGCCTTGTTCCTAGAACATGAG ggaTACTTTGGAGCTGTTGGTGCTCTGCTTGGGCTGCCAAATTTCAGTTGA
- the PANK3 gene encoding pantothenate kinase 3 isoform X1: MCGFCSSTDLMAHSCIFTAFPWFGMDIGGTLVKLAYFEPIDITAEEEQEEVESLKSIRKYLTSNVAYGSTGIRDVHLELKDLTIFARRGNLHFIRFPTHDLPTFIQMGRNKNFSTLHTVLCATGGGAYKFEEDFRTIGNLQLHKLDELDCLVKGLLYIDSVSFNGQAECYYFENASDPERCQKMPFNLDDPYPLLVVNIGSGVSILSVHSKDNYKRVTGTSLGGGTFLGLCSLLTGCESFEEALEMASKGDSTHADKLVRDIYGGDYERFGLPGWAVASSFGNMIYKEKRESVSKEDLARAILVTITNNIGSIARMCAVNEKINRVVFVGNFLRVNTLSMKLLAYALDYWSKGQLKALFLEHEGYFGAVGALLGLPNFS, encoded by the exons ATGTGTGGCTTTTGCTCTTCCACAGACCTAATGGCTCATTCTTGTATCTTCACAGCTTTCCCATGGTTTGGCATGGACATTGGGGGAACATTGGTCAAACTGGCCTATTTTGAACCTATTGACATCactgcagaggaggagcaggaggaggtggaaaGCCTGAAGAGCATCCGCAAGTACCTGACTTCCAACGTGGCCTACGGATCCACTGGCATTCGGGATGTCCACCTGGAGCTGAAGGACTTAACCATTTTTGCTCGAAGAGGAAACTTGCACTTTATTCGGTTCCCAACTCATGATTTGCCTACCTTCATCCAAATGGGAAGAAACAAAAACTTCTCAACACTACACACGGTGCTCTGTGCCACCGGCGGTGGCGCCTACAAGTTCGAGGAAGATTTTCGCACA ATTGGAAACCTCCAGCTGCACAAACTGGATGAGCTTGACTGCCTTGTCAAAGGCTTATTGTACATAGACTCTGTCAGCTTCAATGGCCAGGCAGAGTGctattattttgaaaatgccTCAGATCCCGAGAGATGCCAAAAGATGCCTTTTAACCTGGATGATCCATACCCATTGCTGGTTGTTAACATTGGTTCAGGAGTCAGTATTTTATCAGTCCATTCCAAAGACAACTATAAAAGAGTAACTGGAAcaag TCTAGGTGGAGGGACCTTCCTTGGGTTATGCAGTTTGCTGACAGGCTGTGAAAGTTTTGAGGAAGCTCTGGAAATGGCATCCAAAGGAGACAGCACACATGCTGACAAGTTGGTTCGGGATATTTATGGAGGAGACTATGAAAGATTTGGTTTACCAGGATGGGCTGTAGCATCCAG TTTTGGGAATATGATCTACAAAGAGAAGAGGGAGTCTGTCAGTAAAGAAGATCTTGCCAGAGCCATACTGGTCACCATCACCAATAACATTGGCTCTATTGCCCGGATGTGTGCAGTGAATGAG aaaataaacagaGTTGTGTTTGTTGGCAACTTTTTGCGTGTGAATACTTTGTCAATGAAGCTTCTTGCATATGCACTGGATTACTGGTCAAAAGGCCAGCTGAAGGCCTTGTTCCTAGAACATGAG ggaTACTTTGGAGCTGTTGGTGCTCTGCTTGGGCTGCCAAATTTCAGTTGA